A genomic window from Cyprinus carpio isolate SPL01 chromosome B9, ASM1834038v1, whole genome shotgun sequence includes:
- the LOC109058658 gene encoding ladderlectin-like produces MAILRSLLLLCIVFSNVDVNLAEKCPYGWTNFGVQCYKFFPQTVNMITAERNCQSLDSNLASAHNKMENDFLLSLLPSSTRSWIGAHDAIQDGQWVWSDGTTYDYTNWCSIEPNGGGGENCVMINWNPNNACWVDIACSFSAGFVCAKDL; encoded by the exons ATGGCAATTCTGAGAAGTCTCCTTCTTCTTTGCATTGTGTTCTCCAATGTAGATG TTAATTTGGCTGAAAAATGCCCTTATGGATGGACAAATTTTGGAGTCCAATGCTACAAGTTCTTCCCTCAGACGGTTAACATGATCACAGCAGAG AGAAACTGCCAAAGTCTTGACTCAAATCTCGCATCTGCGCACAATAAAATGGAAAACGATTTTCTGCTGAGTCTGTTGCCTTCTTCCACGCGCTCTTGGATTGGTGCTCATGATGCTATACAA GATGGACAGTGGGTGTGGAGTGATGGAACTACATATGACTACACTAACTGGTGCTCTATTGAACCTAATGGCGGTGGTGGCGAGAACTGTGTTATGATTAACTGGAACC CTAACAACGCTTGCTGGGTCGATATAGCCTGTTCGTTTTCAGCTGGCTTTGTTTGTGCTAAAGACCTGTGA